atatgaatataaagcaATTCTTAATTTTATAAGAGACCATGAGTAACAGTTATAAATGCAACGCATGGCATTTTTATTGCTAACCAGTAACATTCTATGTCACGCTATATGTACTTGAAACTCTATACATAAGCACCACAGCAACATTTTCAGACATACTTCAATCGCACTATAACAAATGTAATCAggaaatcattaatttgtatgtgaTGTTCCTGCTATATACATGCACATTAAAAGGTAGGGTCTATGTAGCTATGTAAAGTATACATCAACATACCTTACAATGTTGATCAACCACACTGTTCAAGGAAATATTTGATAAATGTCCCTGAACCACAGGTACTAGTTGTAGCTAGTACAGCAAGAGTTTACAGTTTAAAATAAGGTTTTTATACATGTTCAGGTTTCAACAATATCTACATAATCTCTCATGAGAATCACTTTTCAGGTTATACAAATGATAACCATAAACTCCGTTGATGCACTGAATATTTGCAATAGGAGTAGGTACCTTCCACGGAATGAcaatgttttcatttcatgtcatCAAACAAACCAAATAAACTTTCACTCAACAGTTATCATATAACCAATTAATGCATTACATAATACCCTATTTCGAATTCTGAGTTTATGCGATATTAAAATACAGTATTTCTATTACTATCAAACTGTGAGGGCTACATGCGTGTctgctctttttcttcttcttcagggtTCATCTCAACGACTGTGTCACAACGCCGTCCTTTCTCTTCTGCAATAGTGGTGTTAAGAAGGGAGCTGTCACCTGTGGAAGATCTTCGACGCATATGTATGGATACATCTTGCTGATGTATGGGTGAAGTGTGAGACGGAGACTCCATTAGAGAACTATGTGAAGGAGACCTGTCTTTGAGGAACTTTGGATTGTCCTTCAAAGATTCACGACTGGAAGTTAAGGATGCACTGCTACTACTGCGTCTTCCAAATATTTCACGGATGTTGGGATATGTCTGGTGATTCCCTAAACCACCAAGGAAAGAGTTAGAAGGAGAGTAGTAACAAACATATTCTTTATTAGAAGCCCAAGCAGGGAATTCTGACTGTCGAAGTGGCCGGTCACAGATCTCCTCATCCTCTGGTCGCTTCCAGGGCAATGTGACCTCAGCCATTGTAGGTGTGGCGTTCTCAGCATCATCAGGGGCAATGCTCAGAGACCGTTGTATCTTCCGAGCTGAAGTAGGAACATCATCATCTGAGTATCTCTTCCAAGGCAGTGCTGTCTCTGCCATTGTGGGGCCTCGAGTTGACATGCGCTTCGTGGTGATCAGTGTATCCCCTGTATTAGGTGTGCTGAACATGACATTCTTATCATCTTCATAGGCAGGGTTGTCTCGCAGAACATGTGCCATGTAGTCACTCTTAAGGGTAATGGCTGATCCATTCTTTTGGAAAGATGAATGGGAGTCATCTAGATCCTTGTCCTGCATCACCATACCATTCTCTGTAggctttttgtcttttttgttttgcttCCTGTTATTGCTGACAAACTGACGTGTGTGAATATACATGTTGTGGTGATTAACATCCGTCTGtgtcagcacatcatcatccttaaCCGCATGTCGTTTATATGTTGATCCACGGTGCCGCTTAATAGGTTTGTAATCGCTGGAAAGGAGGTGGTGGAACTTGGCATCATCAATGTCCCTCATAGTTGGATTGTAGTCCAGCTCTCCAACATCTAAGTTCCACTCCCCTTGGGTGTTTGATAGAATAGGATGAGTGGCTGCATTGCGCAGTAAATTGGTAAATGACTCAATGTTGCTGGGTGAGTTGCCATTAGTTGCCATGAAATCGAGAGCCTCTTGCATCTTGATCTGGCTGTAGGTTTCTAAGAGTTTTGGCTCTATGACATTGTTATCACGAACCAGGAATGATGTCAGGTATTTATTGTTGAACCGTTTGAACTTGTTCCTGATGCGTATGTTTCCATGCTTGCCCATCACATCCTCAATGCCCGCAATAATGTAATCCATTGTCCTTTCATGGAGACGTTCATTCATAGTTAATGTTCGCTTCTCAGCTTTCTTGATTCCCAAGATTTGCACAAGTGGCTTAATGGTGATACCTTGCACAAAAACAGTAAATTAGATCATAGCAATGGTGGCAGTGAGGAACATTGGCTGTAGTGGAATGTGGTCAACATTAATGGTCAACACTAAAGGGAAAGCCACAGCACCTCGCAACCCACCATAGGACATGATAAACTTGTCCACAAATTTGATCTTCTTCACACGGAACCGATTGCAAACAGCACTGAAGATCAAGACGCCAAGGATtctgtagatggagcagaagacaataGTTAAGATAACAAACCAGGTGTTCCATTCATGCTTGCTCTGTACGGTCGACACACCCAAGAACATAAAGATgatggtctctgatgaggatgccAGCATCTTCATTGCATatttgatggttgtgtgggacTTAGTAGATATGTTTTGCTCCACATAATTTTTCATAGTAATTCCACAAAAAGTGATGGACAAGATACCGGATAAGTGGAAGATCTCAGCGTTAAGATAAGCGAGGTAGGACATGACAAAAATAAAGATGGGCTCTATTACACGCACTTGGCTGGTCAACCTGTGTGGGAAGCCATGTcttagtgaaatatatatatatatatatatatatatatatatatatatatatatatatatatatatatatatatatatatatatatatatatatatatatatatatatatatattttttttttttttttattttttatatatatataccttactcttattcacatttactcttaactttcttctttcacacactttaccaaactcaatcaccagcttctgcagtttctcacatgaatcagccaccagcgctgtatcatcagcgaacaacaactgactcacttcccaagctctctcatccacaacagacttcatacttgcccctctttccaaaactctcgcattcacctccctaacaaccccatccataaacaaattaaacaaccatggagacatcacacacccctgccgcaaacctacattcactgagaaccaatcactttcctctcttcctacaagtacacatgccttacatcctcgataaaaacttttcactgcttctaacaacttgcctcccacaccatatattcttaataccttccacagagcatctctatcaactctatcatatgccttctccagatccataaagctacatacaaatccatttgcttttctaagtatttctcacatacattcttcaaagcaaacacctgatccacacatcctctaccacttctgaaaccacactgctcttccccaatctgatgctctgtacatgccttcaccctctcaatcaataccctcccatgtaatttaccaggaatactcaacaaacttatacctctgtaatttgagcactcactcttatcccctttgcctctgtacaatggcactatgcacgcattccgccaatcctcaggcacctcactatgagtcatacataaattaaataaccttaccaaccagtaaataatacagtcacccccttttttaataaattccactgcaatgccatccaaacctgcttccaatgaccctctcactctgcacaccacctcgaccaaaacaccttatatctgccactctatcatcaaacacattcaacaaaggtaattaggtacagtagggttgagggtcaagtcaattgggaggtaagtttgaacggagaaaaactggaggaagtaaagtgttttagatatctgggagtggatctggcagcggatggaaccatggaagcggaagtggatcatagggtgggggagggggtgaaaatcctgggagccttgaagaatgtgtggaagtcgagaacattatctcggaaagcaaaaatggatatgtttgaaggaatagtggttccaacaatgttgtatggttgcgaggcgtgggctatggatagagttgtgcgcaggaggatggatgtgctggaaatgagatgtttgaggacaatgtgtggtgtgaggtggtttgatcgagtaagtaacgtaagggtaagagagatgtgtggaaataaaaagagcgtggttgagagagcagaagagggtgttttgaaatggtttgggcacatggagagaatgagtgaggaaagattgaccaagaggatatatgtgtcggaggtggagggaacgaggagaagtgggagaccaaattggaggtggaaagatggagtgaaaaagattttgtgtgatcggggcctgaacatgcaggagggtgaaaggagggcaaggaacagagtgaattggatcgatgtggtataccggggttgacgtgctgtcagtggattgaatcagggcatgtgaagcgtctggggtaaaccatggaaagctgtgtaggtatgtatatttgcgtgtgtggacgtatgtatgtacatgtgtatgggggttggtttgggccatttctttcgtctgtttccttgcgcttcctcgcaaacgcgggagacagcgagaaagcaaaaaaaaaaaaaaagaaaaaaatatatatatacatatatatatatatatatatatatatatatatatatatatatatatatatatatatatatatatatatatatatatatatatatatatatatatattatccctggggataggggagaaagaatacttcccacgtattccctgcgtgtcgtagaaggcgactaaaaggggagggagcggggggctggaaatcctcccctcttgtttttttttaattttccaaaagaaggaacagaggattgggccaggtgaggggattccctcaaaggcccagtcctttgttcttaacgctacctcgctaatgcgggatatggcgaatagtttgaaagaaaagaaagaatatatatatatatatatatatatatatatatatatatatatatatatatatatatatatatatatatatatatatatatatatatatatattggaaaggatcacaattttgcgcgtgatcaagatattcctatgagtccactgggaaaatgaaacacaagctcccaagtgcactttcgtgtaatattcacatcatcaggggagacacacgagagaaatataacaatcagttgatatacattgaagagacgaagctaggacgccatttggtaaacatgcgattgtcttgaaCGCTACTGCATGATTAACGTAATGTAGAATCCGTCCTTCTTTTACGGAACATTATCCACTAGAAGACCCTCCATAACAAAGTATTTCATGAAATATGTGCCACAGACAAATTCTGCTACACTACCAAACCTACGAACACGGAAGCAGTCCGAAATTAACCAGCCAAATGAAAAACTGAAAGAGTTCCAGGACTTATTGTGTCTTTAATcttcatccaccttcagtttgttCAGTCTCCCAAGCTTTTCGGTGTCACTTAGGACGATAAAGTGAGCAGGAAGGAACACGCCAGCACCATCTTGAGCTCCGAACGCCTGAGCTCAAGAACATCTACGTAGATAAGTTTCATTCATCCCAAACTCACCTTCCCTGCCTGCTGCTCCTCAGTGTCTACCACACAACAAGAGCTATAAGAAAAGGTGCAGCACGAAGCATGCAATCTCATCCTTAGTCTCTCATAAACCACCTGTCAAGAGGCACTAAACACACTGTTTCTCTCAGTTCTATCCACCTGGACTGGATCTGACAGCTCGGAGAGGAGCTGCCATACCATTTCCGCCTCCGTCACGTTCTGGCCACCAGATGAAACCCCTCGTCGTCGGACTGCACTTCGGCACACTTCTCGAACTCATCCGAGGTGATACAGATCGTAAAAAGAACAACTTCATTTCATTAAAGATGAACATCTTGAATAACATTCAGTATCTGTATAAAGACTTTGCGTGTGATACCCTCCCTTGTTATAGCCCGAGTGTCTTTATGTAATGCCTTATGATTATTCTGTGCATTTTCAGCCTTTGGTTGCAAATTTTGGAATATAAatcgatcattatcattattaatgataattagtatgatcatcatcatcattattactattattccgcCCATCAGGTTACCATGAAGAACAAAATGGACATAGAGCTTGCTAAGGAATGGTCTAACGTTTCGATCATCTCTAGATTCCCAAGATCACACACAAATAGAATCCTGCGAAAAGGGGATGAAAATATGTAACCTGCATATCAACACCCACAACATGAAGCCAGAACAGTTAATCCCCCAGACAACATGCTCCAGTTGCTGCTCAAACAACACATGACAGATGACTGTAGACTGGCTGAAAGAACCCACAGTTTGTTCAGTGTACTCTTAATACAGTCATACATGGAGGGAATGTCCAGCCATCAGAGTGTAAAATGGATCGGATCACATCCTGCTGCCGCCATGCAGTGGAGAGTCCAGAAAGCAGAAGTTAAGAGCAACGTGGGACCAACAAGGCTCAGTCAAACCcatctcctttttctttccttaaactgCATATTATGATTTTCTAATGCACTTCTAATTTGCCTACAGCTGTGAGTATGACCCTCACTGTTGCAGCAGCCATATCACCGGTGGCCTACATTTTTCTCTTACCGTAATCCATAAAGCAGAGGAAATCTCCTTGAGTTCCAACACTTTTTGGTAGTTTGAGTGTCTTTATCCTTACTAGAAGTGCTGCATGGGTATCTAAACCTATG
The sequence above is a segment of the Panulirus ornatus isolate Po-2019 chromosome 12, ASM3632096v1, whole genome shotgun sequence genome. Coding sequences within it:
- the LOC139751737 gene encoding LOW QUALITY PROTEIN: sodium/hydrogen exchanger 5-like (The sequence of the model RefSeq protein was modified relative to this genomic sequence to represent the inferred CDS: substituted 1 base at 1 genomic stop codon) → MSYLAYLNAEIFHLSGILSITFCGITMKNYVEQNISTKSHTTIKYAMKMLASSSETIIFMFLGVSTVQSKHEWNTWFVILTIVFCSIYRILGVLIFSAVCNRFRVKKIKFVDKFIMSYGGLRGAVAFPLVLTINVDHIPLQPMFLTATIAMIXFTVFVQGITIKPLVQILGIKKAEKRTLTMNERLHERTMDYIIAGIEDVMGKHGNIRIRNKFKRFNNKYLTSFLVRDNNVIEPKLLETYSQIKMQEALDFMATNGNSPSNIESFTNLLRNAATHPILSNTQGEWNLDVGELDYNPTMRDIDDAKFHHLLSSDYKPIKRHRGSTYKRHAVKDDDVLTQTDVNHHNMYIHTRQFVSNNRKQNKKDKKPTENGMVMQDKDLDDSHSSFQKNGSAITLKSDYMAHVLRDNPAYEDDKNVMFSTPNTGDTLITTKRMSTRGPTMAETALPWKRYSDDDVPTSARKIQRSLSIAPDDAENATPTMAEVTLPWKRPEDEEICDRPLRQSEFPAWASNKEYVCYYSPSNSFLGGLGNHQTYPNIREIFGRRSSSSASLTSSRESLKDNPKFLKDRSPSHSSLMESPSHTSPIHQQDVSIHMRRRSSTGDSSLLNTTIAEEKGRRCDTVVEMNPEEEEKEQTRM